A part of Clarias gariepinus isolate MV-2021 ecotype Netherlands chromosome 14, CGAR_prim_01v2, whole genome shotgun sequence genomic DNA contains:
- the myo15b gene encoding unconventional myosin-XVB isoform X2: MDVGMLEIPADLSVRLRSAAGRPKGSGVTEVAPPQVRAEHYLSLPPDIDSYPFSRYANTVLKDGWCQAKGQSLQRPLTPLEPGDARVALEIYKLILRFCGDSDMTGWQEQMLGNYIVEKGQSRPALRDEILAQLAFHTWGREVEEGSLRGWFLLASCLSAFTPSPSQDKPLLKFVSDQGPGEYRSLCQHKLLTSLQLPSPACRQHPPIQLEWTANQRKGKMVVEVNTFNEERITAEVESWTTGEQLASWLLSYRNVPELQRGWSMSLLTEEGWSDLNGCDYVMDLLAGTETEGALGQTSAHSDYLFSDIEDRMISTDLDDFIPPAPSMQAPGLPPSEAAQWDTYGQYNTSRGSREPKMDSYVDDLFDPVLDQGPPDFERMAMLNRRMRGGGGMHPSMYSGAGVPMSVPAYNMGMPMNPAMPAYAAPQMMPNMMPGVPQVPMMPSMPSVVMPGAMAQSTMPTSSSAINPQQLADQQQAFINQQALLMAQQMTLQAMTLSQQQQQEQLQKQQKKQQQQQKQLQQQQQKQQQQQQQRPQAQNTQKTTPPEEPTHATAPKPNNAPVQHNFPVVEQSAIENNNAQKPESFQEKRAFFQKIGTSEAQPKPPPKVAKPLIYATPPSVPAKAPPPIKPEEVKPPPQPSKPPESPKAEHESPPLSPSKPEPSSNIREIIRQYQNRPPPEPKAFEPVRVPAKHFVKKSDPKEEALAILKAKGPVSPQKKQWAPPPPAPPPQSNKPGPRSISNSMKQKQRSLADLFGSQRSQAPPTPPPEPAPILLNNIPAPPPMAAPGLDQKMANEESVHSQLHKFSASVYFSYSRMPGKIFLRKELFYPREKFTHPYILNLLCEQIMRDTYSDACLRISREERRKMKDLLAQFHVGTSISTVQDDGMKKRVVMAARDNWANYFTRLFPVNGRNGGDNQILGVSHRGIKILRIVRASGINPKHLKLLRSYSYAEMLSVEQKGAESVLISLKSDELQLNSPKAPQITQVVRLFLKELTKDSEYVIALKSYVTDDKSLLSFQRGDVIKLLQMDGLQDGWKFGSTGGRSGLFPVDITQPSAPPDYHSMSIVRQIERKKSTRTSRTSQTSRTSRSSVVAPVEHPVYSSTGVESVTSERSLDVGSLHSSEFDTQQYHMIEFAKKYFREAVLRPNERGQPNGVRGLEQMVQYTAEPINESLILYEDNELTNLGVQSFIHLMQFMTDQPLKKDQTEGKCANFILQLGKEKEFLRDEIYCQIIKQTTNNPHKESCALGWLLLNLIAGFFPCSSTLLPYVLRHLKSCNQDSNHPFREKSHVCENNLKHSLTYGGRRYVPSPVEMEAILAGRTTRRLPILLPGEVEFPCKVRSFSVANEVVKDICTEMGVSNPAEVNEFSILATRGQDAQVRPIHPDEYVFDFLLDDGSISLSFHRLIWKYPLHFENDLYVEFHYHLIQCDYLSGKFLLSGSSSTLQQQVAELAALQHLALGFKQPPTQQELKQYFPHMDGISASDQNLQSATLRQFSLITNVTPAEAKTRFIKTLSSLHLFGSNVFIAQKVSHKDCPSPCVVAINHERINILHPQKQVPALTIPMDELQSLRSVKPKKEKMPAIEIKFGNPSCVNTIIIYLKQARELCHIIAIIMEGIRPTRSHT; the protein is encoded by the exons ATG GACGTGGGAATGCTGGAGATCCCGGCTGATCTATCAGTACGATTGCGCAGTGCAGCAG GGCGTCCAAAAGGGTCAGGGGTCACAGAGGTAGCTCCACCCCAGGTCAGAGCTGAGCACTATCTCTCCTTGCCTCCTGATATTGACAGCTATCCATTCTCCCGATACGCCAACACAGTACTCAAG GATGGATGGTGCCAGGCTAAGGGTCAGTCCCTACAGAGACCCCTCACTCCACTGGAGCCAGGAGATGCCCGCGTAGCTCTGGAAATATACAAACTG ATTCTACGCTTCTGTGGAGACTCAGATATGACTGGATGGCAGGAGCAGATGTTAGGAAATTACATAGTGGAGAAAGGCCAAAGCAGACCTGCACTCAGGGACGAGATCCTGGCTCAGCTAGCCTTTCACACATGGGGTCGTGAGGTTGAGGAGGGCTCACTGAGGGGCTGGTTTCTCCTGGCGTCCTGTCTAAGTGCCTTCACGCCGTCTCCATCACAGGATAAACCGCTGCTCAA GTTTGTGTCCGACCAGGGTCCGGGAGAATATCGCTCTCTGTGTCAGCATAAGCTTCTCACATCTCTCCAGCTGCCATCTCCCGCCTGTAGACAACACCCCCCTATACAGCTCGAATGGACTGCCAATCAAAGAAAAGGGAAGATGGTTGTGGAGGTCAACACCTTTAATG AGGAAAGGATAACAGCAGAAGTGGAGTCCTGGACCACAGGAGAGCAACTGGCATCCTGGCTCCTGAGCTATAG aaatgtgCCTGAGCTTCAGCGGGGCTGGTCTATGTCTCTGCTCACTGAGGAGGGCTGGTCTGACCTAAACGGCTGTGACTATGTGATGGACCTGCTGGCTGGTACTGAGACTGAAGGTGCCTTGGGACAAACATCTGCCCACTCAGATTATCTTTTCAGTGACATAGAGGACAG GATGATTTCCACGGATTTGGATGACTTTATCCCTCCAGCCCCCTCCATGCAAGCTCCTGGCCTGCCTCCTTCTGAAGCTGCTCAGTGGGACACCTACGGTCAATATAACACATCTCGGG gATCCCGAGAACCTAAGATGGATTCCTATGTGGATGACCTTTTTGATCCTGTGCTGGATCAGGGACCTCCA GACTTTGAGCGAATGGCCATGCTGAACCGCAGGATGAGGGGAGGAGGCGGGATGCACCCTAGCATGTATAGCGGGGCAG gaGTTCCAATGTCAGTGCCAGCTTATAATATGG GAATGCCCATGAATCCAGCTATGCCAGCCTATGCAGCCCCACAGATGATGCCAAACATGATGCCTGGAGTTCCTCAAGTGCCTATGATGCCAAGTATGCCAT CTGTGGTGATGCCAGGTGCAATGGCACAATCCACAATGCCCACCAGCTCTTCAGCCATCAACCCCCAGCAGCTGGCTGACCAGCAGCAAGCTTTTATCAACCAGCAAGCTTTACTCATG GCTCAGCAAATGACATTGCAAGCAATGACACTGtcccaacaacaacagcaggaGCAGCTgcaaaaacagcagaaaaaacagcagcagcagcaaaagCAGctgcaacagcagcagcagaaacaacagcagcagcaacagcagcgTCCACAGGCTCAAAATACACAGAAAACCACTCCACCGGAAGAGCCCACTCACGCCACAGCACCTAAACCCAACAATGCCCCTGTGCAGCATAACTTCCCAGTGGTAGAGCAA TCTGCAATAGAAAACAACAATGCACAAAAGCCAGAATCCTTTCAGGAGAAGAGAGCCTTCTTCCAGAAGATTG gaaCTTCGGAAGCTCAGCCAAAACCCCCACCAAAGGTTGCTAAACCACTTATCTATGCCACCCCACCATCTGTACCTGCCAAAGCTCCACCTCCAATTAAGCCAGAAG AAGTGAAACCACCTCCACAACCCAGTAAACCACCAGAGTCACCAAAGGCAGAACATGAATCTCCCCCACTGTCACCTTCTAAACCAGAACCCAGCAGCAACATTCGAGAGATAATCAGGCAGTACCAAAACCGACCTCCTCCAGAGCCGAAGGCCTTCGAACCTGTCAG GGTTCCTGCCAAGCACTTTGTGAAAAAGAGCGACCCTAAAGAGGAGGCACTGGCCATTCTCAAAGCAAAAGGACCAGTCTCGCCAcagaag AAACAATgggctcctcctcctccggctCCTCCACCCCAATCTAATAAACCTGGCCCTCGCTCCATCTCCAACAGCATGAAACAGAAGCAGCGCTCTCTTGCTGATCTCTTTGGCTCGCAGCGCTCTCAGGCTCCACCCACTCCTCCTCCAGAACCCGCCCCAATTCTCTTAAATAACATCCCTGCTCCGCCCCCTATGGCTGCCCCAGGACTAG ATCAGAAAATGGCCAATGAGGAGAGTGTTCACTCCCAGCTACACAAATTTTCTGCGAGTGTCTACTTCTCCTACTCACGTATGCCAGGGAAGATTTTCTTAAGAAAAGAG ttGTTCTACCCCAGAGAGAAGTTCACTCACCCATATATACTCAATTTACTGTGTGAGCAG ATCATGAGAGACACCTACTCGGATGCCTGTTTGCGAATTTCACGTGAAGAGCGGCGCAAAATGAAAGATTTGCTTG CACAATTCCACGTCGGAACAAGCATCAGTACTGTGCAGGATGACGGCATGAAGAAGAGGGTTGTCATGGCAGCCAGAGACAACTGGGCAAATTATTTTACACGCCTCTTCCCTGTCAAT GGTCGAAATGGAGGCGATAATCAGATTCTTGGTGTTTCACATCGTGGCATCAAAATACTGCGGATAGTCAGGGCATCAGGCATCAACCCAAAACACCTCAAACTGCTCCGGAGTTACAG CTATGCAGAAATGTTGTCTGTGGAGCAGAAGGGTGCTGAGTCCGTTTTAATCAGCCTGAAAAGTGACGAGCTGCAGCTAAACTCTCCAAAAGCCCCTCAGATAACTCAAGTTGTGCGCCTCTTCCTCAAAGAGCTGACTAAG GATTCAGAGTATGTTATTGCTCTAAAGAGCTATGTGACAGATGACAAGAGCCTGCTTAGTTTCCAGAGAGGTGATGTCATTAAACTACTGCAAATGGATGGCCTCCAGGATG GATGGAAGTTTGGCTCAACCGGAGGCAGATCTGGTCTATTCCCAGTAGACATCACTCAACCTTCTGCACCTCCAGATTACCACAGCATGTCCATTGTCCGACagattgagagaaaaaaaagcacgaGGACCTCTCGGACCTCTCAGACCTCTCGGACCTCTCGTTCCTCGGTGGTGGCCCCTGTCGAACACCCGGTCTATAGCAGCACTGGTGTGGAGTCAGTGACCAGTGAGCGCAGTCTTGATGTGGGGTCGTTACACAGCTCAGAGTTCGACACCCAACAGTACCACATGATTGAGTTTGCCAAGAAGTATTTCAGAGAGGCTGTTCTGAG GCCAAATGAAAGAGGCCAGCCCAATGGAGTAAGAGGGCTTGAACAGATGGTGCAATACACAGCG GAGCCTATCAATGAGTCTCTAATCCTGTATGAAGACAACGAGCTCACCAATCTGGGTGTTCAGTCTTTTATAC ATTTGATGCAGTTCATGACTGACCAGCCTTTAAAGAAAGACCAGACAGAAGGAAAGTGTGCCAATTTTATACTACAG CTTGGGAAAGAGAAGGAGTTCCTCCGGGATGAGATCTACTGCCAGATCATCAAACAGACCACCAACAATCCACACAA GGAGAGCTGTGCACTTGGCTGGCTTCTGCTTAACCTGATCGCTGGCTTCTTCCCCTGTTCCTCTACATTGTTGCCGTATGTGTTACGCCATCTAAAGAGCTGCAATCAGGACTCCAACCATCCTTTCCGAG AGAAGTCTCATGTGTGTGAGAATAATCTCAAACATTCACTCACCTATGGAGGACGCAGATATGTTCCTTCTCCAGTGGAGATGGAAGCCATTTTG GCAGGTCGGACCACCCGGCGGTTGCCAATCCTGCTCCCGGGTGAAGTAGAGTTTCCATGCAAAGTTCGCAGCTTCAGT gtggcgAATGAGGTTGTGAAAGACATTTGCACAGAGATGGGTGTGAGTAATCCAGCTGAGGTGAACGAATTTTCCATCCTTGCCACCCGTGGACAGG ATGCACAGGTGCGTCCCATCCACCCAGATGAGTACGTGTTCGACTTCCTGCTGGATGATGGCTCAATCTCCCTCTCGTTCCATCGTCTCATCTGGAAATATCCTCTGCATTTTGAGAACGACCTCTATGTCGAGTTTCATTACCATCTG ATCCAGTGTGATTATCTGAGTGGGAAATTCCTCCTGTCTGGCAGCAGCTCTACGCTTCAGCAGCAGGTGGCGGAGTTGGCTGCGCTTCAGCACCTCGCTCTGGGATTCAAACAACCACCTACACA GCAAGAGCTAAAGCAGTATTTTCCTCATATGGATGGAATCAGTGCCAGTGACCAAAATCTGCAGAGTGCCACACTGAGACAGTTTTCCCTCATTACAAACGTCACGCCTGCTGAGGCTAAAACACGCTTCATCA aaactcTCAGTTCACTGCATCTCTTCGGTTCAAACGTATTCATTGCTCAGAAAGTCAGCCACAAAGACTGTCCGTCACCCTGTGTGGTGGCAATCAATCATGAAAGGATCAACATCCTTCACCCTCAGAAACAG GTGCCAGCCTTAACAATTCCGATGGATGAGCTCCAGTCCTTGCGCTCTGTCAAACCTAAGAAGGAAAAAATGCCAGCAATAGAGATCAAATTTGGCAACCCATCTTGTGTTAACACCATCATTATTTATCTGAAGCAG GCGAGGGAGCTTTGCCACATCATTGCTATAATCATGGAGGGAATAAGACCTACCAGGA
- the myo15b gene encoding unconventional myosin-XVB isoform X1, with translation MDVGMLEIPADLSVRLRSAAGRPKGSGVTEVAPPQVRAEHYLSLPPDIDSYPFSRYANTVLKDGWCQAKGQSLQRPLTPLEPGDARVALEIYKLILRFCGDSDMTGWQEQMLGNYIVEKGQSRPALRDEILAQLAFHTWGREVEEGSLRGWFLLASCLSAFTPSPSQDKPLLKFVSDQGPGEYRSLCQHKLLTSLQLPSPACRQHPPIQLEWTANQRKGKMVVEVNTFNEERITAEVESWTTGEQLASWLLSYRNVPELQRGWSMSLLTEEGWSDLNGCDYVMDLLAGTETEGALGQTSAHSDYLFSDIEDRMISTDLDDFIPPAPSMQAPGLPPSEAAQWDTYGQYNTSRGSREPKMDSYVDDLFDPVLDQGPPDFERMAMLNRRMRGGGGMHPSMYSGAGVPMSVPAYNMGMPMNPAMPAYAAPQMMPNMMPGVPQVPMMPSMPSVVMPGAMAQSTMPTSSSAINPQQLADQQQAFINQQALLMAQQMTLQAMTLSQQQQQEQLQKQQKKQQQQQKQLQQQQQKQQQQQQQRPQAQNTQKTTPPEEPTHATAPKPNNAPVQHNFPVVEQVCLPSAIENNNAQKPESFQEKRAFFQKIGTSEAQPKPPPKVAKPLIYATPPSVPAKAPPPIKPEEVKPPPQPSKPPESPKAEHESPPLSPSKPEPSSNIREIIRQYQNRPPPEPKAFEPVRVPAKHFVKKSDPKEEALAILKAKGPVSPQKKQWAPPPPAPPPQSNKPGPRSISNSMKQKQRSLADLFGSQRSQAPPTPPPEPAPILLNNIPAPPPMAAPGLDQKMANEESVHSQLHKFSASVYFSYSRMPGKIFLRKELFYPREKFTHPYILNLLCEQIMRDTYSDACLRISREERRKMKDLLAQFHVGTSISTVQDDGMKKRVVMAARDNWANYFTRLFPVNGRNGGDNQILGVSHRGIKILRIVRASGINPKHLKLLRSYSYAEMLSVEQKGAESVLISLKSDELQLNSPKAPQITQVVRLFLKELTKDSEYVIALKSYVTDDKSLLSFQRGDVIKLLQMDGLQDGWKFGSTGGRSGLFPVDITQPSAPPDYHSMSIVRQIERKKSTRTSRTSQTSRTSRSSVVAPVEHPVYSSTGVESVTSERSLDVGSLHSSEFDTQQYHMIEFAKKYFREAVLRPNERGQPNGVRGLEQMVQYTAEPINESLILYEDNELTNLGVQSFIHLMQFMTDQPLKKDQTEGKCANFILQLGKEKEFLRDEIYCQIIKQTTNNPHKESCALGWLLLNLIAGFFPCSSTLLPYVLRHLKSCNQDSNHPFREKSHVCENNLKHSLTYGGRRYVPSPVEMEAILAGRTTRRLPILLPGEVEFPCKVRSFSVANEVVKDICTEMGVSNPAEVNEFSILATRGQDAQVRPIHPDEYVFDFLLDDGSISLSFHRLIWKYPLHFENDLYVEFHYHLIQCDYLSGKFLLSGSSSTLQQQVAELAALQHLALGFKQPPTQQELKQYFPHMDGISASDQNLQSATLRQFSLITNVTPAEAKTRFIKTLSSLHLFGSNVFIAQKVSHKDCPSPCVVAINHERINILHPQKQVPALTIPMDELQSLRSVKPKKEKMPAIEIKFGNPSCVNTIIIYLKQARELCHIIAIIMEGIRPTRSHT, from the exons ATG GACGTGGGAATGCTGGAGATCCCGGCTGATCTATCAGTACGATTGCGCAGTGCAGCAG GGCGTCCAAAAGGGTCAGGGGTCACAGAGGTAGCTCCACCCCAGGTCAGAGCTGAGCACTATCTCTCCTTGCCTCCTGATATTGACAGCTATCCATTCTCCCGATACGCCAACACAGTACTCAAG GATGGATGGTGCCAGGCTAAGGGTCAGTCCCTACAGAGACCCCTCACTCCACTGGAGCCAGGAGATGCCCGCGTAGCTCTGGAAATATACAAACTG ATTCTACGCTTCTGTGGAGACTCAGATATGACTGGATGGCAGGAGCAGATGTTAGGAAATTACATAGTGGAGAAAGGCCAAAGCAGACCTGCACTCAGGGACGAGATCCTGGCTCAGCTAGCCTTTCACACATGGGGTCGTGAGGTTGAGGAGGGCTCACTGAGGGGCTGGTTTCTCCTGGCGTCCTGTCTAAGTGCCTTCACGCCGTCTCCATCACAGGATAAACCGCTGCTCAA GTTTGTGTCCGACCAGGGTCCGGGAGAATATCGCTCTCTGTGTCAGCATAAGCTTCTCACATCTCTCCAGCTGCCATCTCCCGCCTGTAGACAACACCCCCCTATACAGCTCGAATGGACTGCCAATCAAAGAAAAGGGAAGATGGTTGTGGAGGTCAACACCTTTAATG AGGAAAGGATAACAGCAGAAGTGGAGTCCTGGACCACAGGAGAGCAACTGGCATCCTGGCTCCTGAGCTATAG aaatgtgCCTGAGCTTCAGCGGGGCTGGTCTATGTCTCTGCTCACTGAGGAGGGCTGGTCTGACCTAAACGGCTGTGACTATGTGATGGACCTGCTGGCTGGTACTGAGACTGAAGGTGCCTTGGGACAAACATCTGCCCACTCAGATTATCTTTTCAGTGACATAGAGGACAG GATGATTTCCACGGATTTGGATGACTTTATCCCTCCAGCCCCCTCCATGCAAGCTCCTGGCCTGCCTCCTTCTGAAGCTGCTCAGTGGGACACCTACGGTCAATATAACACATCTCGGG gATCCCGAGAACCTAAGATGGATTCCTATGTGGATGACCTTTTTGATCCTGTGCTGGATCAGGGACCTCCA GACTTTGAGCGAATGGCCATGCTGAACCGCAGGATGAGGGGAGGAGGCGGGATGCACCCTAGCATGTATAGCGGGGCAG gaGTTCCAATGTCAGTGCCAGCTTATAATATGG GAATGCCCATGAATCCAGCTATGCCAGCCTATGCAGCCCCACAGATGATGCCAAACATGATGCCTGGAGTTCCTCAAGTGCCTATGATGCCAAGTATGCCAT CTGTGGTGATGCCAGGTGCAATGGCACAATCCACAATGCCCACCAGCTCTTCAGCCATCAACCCCCAGCAGCTGGCTGACCAGCAGCAAGCTTTTATCAACCAGCAAGCTTTACTCATG GCTCAGCAAATGACATTGCAAGCAATGACACTGtcccaacaacaacagcaggaGCAGCTgcaaaaacagcagaaaaaacagcagcagcagcaaaagCAGctgcaacagcagcagcagaaacaacagcagcagcaacagcagcgTCCACAGGCTCAAAATACACAGAAAACCACTCCACCGGAAGAGCCCACTCACGCCACAGCACCTAAACCCAACAATGCCCCTGTGCAGCATAACTTCCCAGTGGTAGAGCAAGTATGTTTGCCT TCTGCAATAGAAAACAACAATGCACAAAAGCCAGAATCCTTTCAGGAGAAGAGAGCCTTCTTCCAGAAGATTG gaaCTTCGGAAGCTCAGCCAAAACCCCCACCAAAGGTTGCTAAACCACTTATCTATGCCACCCCACCATCTGTACCTGCCAAAGCTCCACCTCCAATTAAGCCAGAAG AAGTGAAACCACCTCCACAACCCAGTAAACCACCAGAGTCACCAAAGGCAGAACATGAATCTCCCCCACTGTCACCTTCTAAACCAGAACCCAGCAGCAACATTCGAGAGATAATCAGGCAGTACCAAAACCGACCTCCTCCAGAGCCGAAGGCCTTCGAACCTGTCAG GGTTCCTGCCAAGCACTTTGTGAAAAAGAGCGACCCTAAAGAGGAGGCACTGGCCATTCTCAAAGCAAAAGGACCAGTCTCGCCAcagaag AAACAATgggctcctcctcctccggctCCTCCACCCCAATCTAATAAACCTGGCCCTCGCTCCATCTCCAACAGCATGAAACAGAAGCAGCGCTCTCTTGCTGATCTCTTTGGCTCGCAGCGCTCTCAGGCTCCACCCACTCCTCCTCCAGAACCCGCCCCAATTCTCTTAAATAACATCCCTGCTCCGCCCCCTATGGCTGCCCCAGGACTAG ATCAGAAAATGGCCAATGAGGAGAGTGTTCACTCCCAGCTACACAAATTTTCTGCGAGTGTCTACTTCTCCTACTCACGTATGCCAGGGAAGATTTTCTTAAGAAAAGAG ttGTTCTACCCCAGAGAGAAGTTCACTCACCCATATATACTCAATTTACTGTGTGAGCAG ATCATGAGAGACACCTACTCGGATGCCTGTTTGCGAATTTCACGTGAAGAGCGGCGCAAAATGAAAGATTTGCTTG CACAATTCCACGTCGGAACAAGCATCAGTACTGTGCAGGATGACGGCATGAAGAAGAGGGTTGTCATGGCAGCCAGAGACAACTGGGCAAATTATTTTACACGCCTCTTCCCTGTCAAT GGTCGAAATGGAGGCGATAATCAGATTCTTGGTGTTTCACATCGTGGCATCAAAATACTGCGGATAGTCAGGGCATCAGGCATCAACCCAAAACACCTCAAACTGCTCCGGAGTTACAG CTATGCAGAAATGTTGTCTGTGGAGCAGAAGGGTGCTGAGTCCGTTTTAATCAGCCTGAAAAGTGACGAGCTGCAGCTAAACTCTCCAAAAGCCCCTCAGATAACTCAAGTTGTGCGCCTCTTCCTCAAAGAGCTGACTAAG GATTCAGAGTATGTTATTGCTCTAAAGAGCTATGTGACAGATGACAAGAGCCTGCTTAGTTTCCAGAGAGGTGATGTCATTAAACTACTGCAAATGGATGGCCTCCAGGATG GATGGAAGTTTGGCTCAACCGGAGGCAGATCTGGTCTATTCCCAGTAGACATCACTCAACCTTCTGCACCTCCAGATTACCACAGCATGTCCATTGTCCGACagattgagagaaaaaaaagcacgaGGACCTCTCGGACCTCTCAGACCTCTCGGACCTCTCGTTCCTCGGTGGTGGCCCCTGTCGAACACCCGGTCTATAGCAGCACTGGTGTGGAGTCAGTGACCAGTGAGCGCAGTCTTGATGTGGGGTCGTTACACAGCTCAGAGTTCGACACCCAACAGTACCACATGATTGAGTTTGCCAAGAAGTATTTCAGAGAGGCTGTTCTGAG GCCAAATGAAAGAGGCCAGCCCAATGGAGTAAGAGGGCTTGAACAGATGGTGCAATACACAGCG GAGCCTATCAATGAGTCTCTAATCCTGTATGAAGACAACGAGCTCACCAATCTGGGTGTTCAGTCTTTTATAC ATTTGATGCAGTTCATGACTGACCAGCCTTTAAAGAAAGACCAGACAGAAGGAAAGTGTGCCAATTTTATACTACAG CTTGGGAAAGAGAAGGAGTTCCTCCGGGATGAGATCTACTGCCAGATCATCAAACAGACCACCAACAATCCACACAA GGAGAGCTGTGCACTTGGCTGGCTTCTGCTTAACCTGATCGCTGGCTTCTTCCCCTGTTCCTCTACATTGTTGCCGTATGTGTTACGCCATCTAAAGAGCTGCAATCAGGACTCCAACCATCCTTTCCGAG AGAAGTCTCATGTGTGTGAGAATAATCTCAAACATTCACTCACCTATGGAGGACGCAGATATGTTCCTTCTCCAGTGGAGATGGAAGCCATTTTG GCAGGTCGGACCACCCGGCGGTTGCCAATCCTGCTCCCGGGTGAAGTAGAGTTTCCATGCAAAGTTCGCAGCTTCAGT gtggcgAATGAGGTTGTGAAAGACATTTGCACAGAGATGGGTGTGAGTAATCCAGCTGAGGTGAACGAATTTTCCATCCTTGCCACCCGTGGACAGG ATGCACAGGTGCGTCCCATCCACCCAGATGAGTACGTGTTCGACTTCCTGCTGGATGATGGCTCAATCTCCCTCTCGTTCCATCGTCTCATCTGGAAATATCCTCTGCATTTTGAGAACGACCTCTATGTCGAGTTTCATTACCATCTG ATCCAGTGTGATTATCTGAGTGGGAAATTCCTCCTGTCTGGCAGCAGCTCTACGCTTCAGCAGCAGGTGGCGGAGTTGGCTGCGCTTCAGCACCTCGCTCTGGGATTCAAACAACCACCTACACA GCAAGAGCTAAAGCAGTATTTTCCTCATATGGATGGAATCAGTGCCAGTGACCAAAATCTGCAGAGTGCCACACTGAGACAGTTTTCCCTCATTACAAACGTCACGCCTGCTGAGGCTAAAACACGCTTCATCA aaactcTCAGTTCACTGCATCTCTTCGGTTCAAACGTATTCATTGCTCAGAAAGTCAGCCACAAAGACTGTCCGTCACCCTGTGTGGTGGCAATCAATCATGAAAGGATCAACATCCTTCACCCTCAGAAACAG GTGCCAGCCTTAACAATTCCGATGGATGAGCTCCAGTCCTTGCGCTCTGTCAAACCTAAGAAGGAAAAAATGCCAGCAATAGAGATCAAATTTGGCAACCCATCTTGTGTTAACACCATCATTATTTATCTGAAGCAG GCGAGGGAGCTTTGCCACATCATTGCTATAATCATGGAGGGAATAAGACCTACCAGGA